Proteins encoded by one window of Arachis ipaensis cultivar K30076 chromosome B04, Araip1.1, whole genome shotgun sequence:
- the LOC107639584 gene encoding uncharacterized protein LOC107639584 isoform X2, with product MLLKFLRNPTISEGENQREFGAAFAIGVDIDSQAIASASENATLNNIIPDKLQLHLIASQTSSSCRDDWPSRVVEGENAFELDRVTHKDKYDVVIANILLNPLLNLADQIIFSAKPGLSLCCQMRILVGGTASNHILLLNSSPLFLMQVQNLLQKYSLFLEGIEVSKMDDWACVSGRKKKNIDIC from the exons ATGTTGCTGAAATTCCTCAG GAATCCGACAATATCAGAGGGTGAAAACCAACGAGAG TTTGGTGCTGCCTTTGCCATTGGAGTCGATATAGATTCACAAGCAATTGCATCAGCATCTGAAAATGCTACTCTGAATAACATCATACCAGACAAGCTGCAACTGCACTTGATTGCAAGCCAAACTTCTTCATCCTGCAGGGATGACTGGCCATCTAGAGTTGTCGAGGGAGAAAATGCTTTCGAGTTAGATAGAGTCACTCACAAGGATAAATATGATGTGGTCATTGCAAACATACTTTTAAATCCTCTGTTAAATCTTGCTGATCAAATTATCTTTTCTGCAAAGCCTGGA CTATCTCTTTGCTGCCAAATGCGGATTCTTGTTGGTGGAACTGCTTCGAATCACATTCTCCTCCTAAATTCATCTCCTTTGTTCCTTATGCAGGTCCAGAACTTATTACAAAAATATTCACTATTCTTAGAAGGCATAGAAGTGTCAAAAATGGATGACTGGGCCTGTGTGAgtggcagaaaaaaaaagaatatagaTATCTGCTGA
- the LOC107639584 gene encoding uncharacterized protein LOC107639584 isoform X1, with protein MPKQSGHYCFFYLVMALLFLLSLFCSYLFGGFGMNVNMIFASSFFLSWFFRNPTISEGENQREFGAAFAIGVDIDSQAIASASENATLNNIIPDKLQLHLIASQTSSSCRDDWPSRVVEGENAFELDRVTHKDKYDVVIANILLNPLLNLADQIIFSAKPGLSLCCQMRILVGGTASNHILLLNSSPLFLMQVQNLLQKYSLFLEGIEVSKMDDWACVSGRKKKNIDIC; from the exons ATGCCTAAGCAAAGTGGGCACTACTGTTTCTTTTATCTAGTGATGGCACTACtgtttcttttatctcttttctGTTCTTATCTTTTCGGTGGGTTTGGTATGAATGTGAATATGAtctttgcttcttctttttttctctcttggTTCTTCAGGAATCCGACAATATCAGAGGGTGAAAACCAACGAGAG TTTGGTGCTGCCTTTGCCATTGGAGTCGATATAGATTCACAAGCAATTGCATCAGCATCTGAAAATGCTACTCTGAATAACATCATACCAGACAAGCTGCAACTGCACTTGATTGCAAGCCAAACTTCTTCATCCTGCAGGGATGACTGGCCATCTAGAGTTGTCGAGGGAGAAAATGCTTTCGAGTTAGATAGAGTCACTCACAAGGATAAATATGATGTGGTCATTGCAAACATACTTTTAAATCCTCTGTTAAATCTTGCTGATCAAATTATCTTTTCTGCAAAGCCTGGA CTATCTCTTTGCTGCCAAATGCGGATTCTTGTTGGTGGAACTGCTTCGAATCACATTCTCCTCCTAAATTCATCTCCTTTGTTCCTTATGCAGGTCCAGAACTTATTACAAAAATATTCACTATTCTTAGAAGGCATAGAAGTGTCAAAAATGGATGACTGGGCCTGTGTGAgtggcagaaaaaaaaagaatatagaTATCTGCTGA